The Rhea pennata isolate bPtePen1 unplaced genomic scaffold, bPtePen1.pri scaffold_77, whole genome shotgun sequence genome has a window encoding:
- the LOC134154919 gene encoding olfactory receptor 14A16-like, protein MSNRSSLSEFLLLGFTDTRELQLLHFSLFLSIYLAALLGNSLIITAIVCDHRLHTPMYFFLLNLSVLDLGSISTIVPKSMANSLWDTRAISYSGCAAQVFLFVFLLGGECSLLTAMAYDCYVAICNPLQYGTLMGSRACIKMAAAAWASGFLYALLHTANTFSIPLCQGNTVDQFFCEIPQILKLSCLDSYFREVGLLVVSACLFFGCFIFIVLSYVQIFTVVLKIPSEQGQHKAFSMCLPHLAVVSLFVSTAFFAYLKPPSLSSPALDLVVAVLYSVVPPAVNPLINSMRNKELKDALRKLIQWVQWQQELPEGLQGQHSHVVLGGKVGGMEGLQADGKEDPLGTRTGETERDQASLQDLILLGVELL, encoded by the exons ATGTCCAACAGGAGCTCCCTCAGTGAATTCCTCCTCCTGGGATTTACAGACAcacgggagctgcagctcttgcacttctcgctcttcctcagcatctacctggctgccctcctgggcaacagcctcatcatcacagccataGTCTGTGACCACCgtctccacacccccatgtacttcttcctcctcaacctctctgttctcgaccttggctccatctccaccattgtccccaaatccatggccaattccctgtgggacaccagggccatttcctactcaggatgtgctgctcaAGTCTTTCTATTTGTCTTCTTGTTAGGAGGAGAGTGTTCTCTCCTCACAGCCATGGCCTATGACTGCTATGTGGCCATCTGCAATCCCCTGCAGTACGGCACactcatgggcagcagagcttgtatcaaaatggcagcagctgcctgggccagtggttttctctatgctctcctgcacactgccaacACATTCTCCATAcccctctgccaaggcaacacagtggaccagttcttctgtgagattccccagatcctcaagctctcctgcttaGATTCCTACTTCAGGGAAGTTGGGCTTCTTGTGGTTAGTGCTTGTTTATTCTttgggtgtttcattttcattgtgctgtcctatgtACAGATCTTCACTGTTGTGCTGaagatcccctctgagcagggccagcacaaagccttttccatgtgcctcccacACCTGGCCGTGGTCTCCCTATTTGTCAGCACAGCATtttttgcctacctgaagcccccctccctctcttccccagctctggatctggtggtggctgtcCTGTACTCAGTGGTTCCTCCAGCAGTGAACCCCCTCATCAatagcatgaggaacaaggagctcaaggatgCCCTGAGGAAACTGATCCAGTGGGTCCAAT ggcagcaggagctgcccgaggggctgcagggccagcaCTCTCATGTTGTGCTTGGTGGCAAGGTGGGGGGcatggaggggctgcaggcagaCGGGAAGGAGGATCCGCTGGGCACCAGAAcaggggagacagagagagaccaGGCCTCACTGCAGGACCTCATCCTCCTTGGTGTGGAGCTGCTGTGA
- the LOC134154915 gene encoding olfactory receptor 14A16-like, with amino-acid sequence MSNSSSLSEFLLLAFADTQDLQLLHFSLFLRIYLAALLGNSLIITAVACDHRLHTPMYFFLLNLSLLDLGSISTTVPKSMANSLWDTRAISYSGCVAQMFLFLFLLGGEYCLLTVMAYERYVAMCTPLHYSTLMDSRACVKMAAAAWASGFLHALLHTANTFSIPLCQGNTVDQFFCEIPQILKLSCSDAYFREIWLLMVSACLFFGCFVCIVLSYVQIFTAVLRIPSEQGQHKAFSMCLPHLTMVSLCVSTGMFAYLKPPSLSSPALDLVVAVLYSVLPPTLNPLIYRMRNKELKDALRKLIQRILDQQQ; translated from the coding sequence atgtccaacagcagctccctcagtgagttcctcctcctggcatttgcagacacacaggacctgcagctcttgcacttctcgcTCTTCCTGcgcatctacctggctgccctcctgggcaacagcctcatcatcacagctgtaGCCTGTGATCACcgcctccacacccccatgtacttcttcctcctcaacctctccctcctcgaccttggctccatctccaccactgtccccaaatccatggccaattccctgtgggacaccagggccatttcctactcaggatgtgttgcacaaatgtttctatttctcttcttgttagGAGGAGAGTATTGTCTTCTCACAGTCATGGCTTATGAGCGCTACGTTGCCATGTGCACACCCCTACACTATAGCACactcatggacagcagagcctgtgtcaaaatggcagcagctgcctgggccagtggttttctccatgctctcctgcacactgccaacacattttccatacccctctgccaaggcaacacagtggaccagttcttctgtgagattccccagatcctcaagctctcctgctcagatGCCTACTTCAGGGAAATTTGGCTTCTTATGGTTAGTGCTTGTTTATTCTTTGGgtgttttgtttgcattgtgctgtcctatgtgcagatcttcactgctgtgctgaggatcccctctgagcagggccagcacaaagccttttccatgtgcctccctcatCTGACCATGGTCTCCCTGTGTGTCAGCACTGGCAtgtttgcctacctgaagcccccctccctctcatccccagctctggatctggtggtggctgttctgtactcgGTGCTGCCTCCAACACTGAATCCCCTCATTTACAGgatgaggaacaaggagctcaaagATGCCCTGAGGAAACTGATTCAGCGCATCCTAGATCAGCAGCAATAA